A genomic window from Salvelinus alpinus chromosome 10, SLU_Salpinus.1, whole genome shotgun sequence includes:
- the urp2 gene encoding urotensin II-related peptide isoform X1, whose protein sequence is MQKVSVVLLVGVLTVLVTLWAGVDTAPTLLTDRGKERGDIKQTGPATGDSIVQERTEPSTVNASKLLKTILMTSIPVGREKTSTPTSSLDRRLKMDPVTSSPDRRAQILKMLSALEELSRTINSTLSTRMTMMPRGSANGRNSGKKKKVVAEADRVKTTTVPPVDVGGSVTASRPSTDGIDSLSGRNFKKSLPQQPKKPSNKRVCFWKYCSQN, encoded by the exons ATGCAGAAAGTATCTGTGGTCCTGTTGGTGGGAGTCCTGACGGTGCTGGTGACTCTGTGGGCTGGAGTGGACACAGCCCCCACCCTGCTGACTGACAGAGGTAaggagagag GAGACATAAAGCAAACAGGTCCAGCTACAGGCGACTCAATTGTGCAAGAGAGAACGGAACCGTCAACGGTCAACGCTTCTAAACTGCTGAAGACCATACTGATGACCAGCATCCCTGTTGGTCGAGAAAAGACATCCACACCCACCAGCAGCCTGGATAGACGATTGAAGATGGATCCGGTGACGAGCAGTCCAGATAGACGAGCCCAGATCCTGAAGATGCTGTCAGCGCTGGAGGAACTCAGCAGGACGATCAACAGCACTCTGAGCACACGGATGACCATGATGCCCAGAGGGTCAGCAAACGGCAGAAATTCAGGAAAGAAGAAGAAAGTG GTAGCTGAGGCGGATAGAGTGAAAACCACCACAGTGCCTCCTGTGGATGTTGGAGGTAGCGTCACTGCCTCCCGGCCCAGCACTGACGGCATAGACAGTCTGAGTGGCCGAAACTTCAAGAAGTCCCTCCCACAGCAACCCAAGAAGCCCAGCAACAAGAGAG TGTGTTTCTGGAAGTACTGCTCCCAAAACTGA
- the urp2 gene encoding urotensin II-related peptide isoform X2: protein MQKVSVVLLVGVLTVLVTLWAGVDTAPTLLTDRGDIKQTGPATGDSIVQERTEPSTVNASKLLKTILMTSIPVGREKTSTPTSSLDRRLKMDPVTSSPDRRAQILKMLSALEELSRTINSTLSTRMTMMPRGSANGRNSGKKKKVVAEADRVKTTTVPPVDVGGSVTASRPSTDGIDSLSGRNFKKSLPQQPKKPSNKRVCFWKYCSQN, encoded by the exons ATGCAGAAAGTATCTGTGGTCCTGTTGGTGGGAGTCCTGACGGTGCTGGTGACTCTGTGGGCTGGAGTGGACACAGCCCCCACCCTGCTGACTGACAGAG GAGACATAAAGCAAACAGGTCCAGCTACAGGCGACTCAATTGTGCAAGAGAGAACGGAACCGTCAACGGTCAACGCTTCTAAACTGCTGAAGACCATACTGATGACCAGCATCCCTGTTGGTCGAGAAAAGACATCCACACCCACCAGCAGCCTGGATAGACGATTGAAGATGGATCCGGTGACGAGCAGTCCAGATAGACGAGCCCAGATCCTGAAGATGCTGTCAGCGCTGGAGGAACTCAGCAGGACGATCAACAGCACTCTGAGCACACGGATGACCATGATGCCCAGAGGGTCAGCAAACGGCAGAAATTCAGGAAAGAAGAAGAAAGTG GTAGCTGAGGCGGATAGAGTGAAAACCACCACAGTGCCTCCTGTGGATGTTGGAGGTAGCGTCACTGCCTCCCGGCCCAGCACTGACGGCATAGACAGTCTGAGTGGCCGAAACTTCAAGAAGTCCCTCCCACAGCAACCCAAGAAGCCCAGCAACAAGAGAG TGTGTTTCTGGAAGTACTGCTCCCAAAACTGA